The Biomphalaria glabrata chromosome 1, xgBioGlab47.1, whole genome shotgun sequence sequence TATACACCAAAATTAAACTTTGATAGACTCTTTCAATATATGTAGGTCAGATCATGAAAAGTGGAAGGCCACATTGTAAGTATAGGTTTCTAAGTACAGTATTTCTAAGATAAGTAGATACAACATTCCTTAATCTAATCCCCACCACCAGACTtaccatttttattattaagcaGAGATATATTTAACTTCCTATGAAACAATGACAAAGTAACCTAATGTAGGTATAAGTCAAGAATAAAGAAACATGCCAGAGCTGTTCATTGTGCAAGTGATATTAGTCATTCATGAAAAGTAACAACCATGAACAGTTTAAACTATAAGTAAATTTCAGTTGTTTTTCttgcaaaaaaaatatcttaaataacattttcagCTTTAGTCAAGGCTTTCaccaaatataataataatattaaaatactgCAACTAATAATTGGCTTGTGGAGGCAAATACTActttttatatcaaatatataGGCTGACAAATGATTATCATACTTTAAAAACTCTCACTTCATGATAAAAGGCActtatttaaatattgaaattacTGATAGAGTATAATTTTGATGACAAGACACATGACAATAAGCCCCCCAAAAAACAACACCTTAACCAAAATCattaattttcttaaaactgCTAATTgcaaattaatatatttatattaaattgtaaataaaaagaatactgtcatcgttttgtttttacaattcaattatttgaaacaaaatttgttttctAACATAAAATTATTCCTTATTAATAAGGGCAATCAACATGACTGCCTTCAAAATAAACAGACTTGAGTTGgctataataatttaatgtgtCTCGACCATTCTCTCTTCCAATCCCAGATTTTTTGTAGCCACCAAATGGCACTCCCACTGGGTAGACATTATAATTGTTGACATAGATTGAACCAGCCTCTAGTTTGGACACAACTCTATGAGCTCGTTGTAAATCTCTGAAATAATCAAATGTGAAATTAAGCCATGAATTTTTGGTGATTTATGATTATAGGGTGGGAATAAACCTATTTtcccaaaaaaatgttttctgtggtcatcataaaaaattgaaatggtaattttattgtatatttaatttttttattattatatcattGATCAGCCTAGAGTAgcactgatttaaaaaaacaacagatctaaatatttcatttattttttttcagctttttgAATGTGTCTCTTCTTTTATCTAATCCTAATTGgaatatttattaatgaaaactataaggttttttttattggtttagGAGAAATCTCTGTCTTTTTCTTAAAAACATCACCTTGAGTTTTAAGAAATAGACATAGCACAAATGAGCTGTGACATTGTTCTTGCTTCAATTGATCAGTTGTTGGGTAACCAAAACAAGTTTGTATTTTGTATAGCTTTAACACTTGTTTTGTAACAGAACTTATCTTGTGCCATATAACAAAGATTACTATACACAAAAGATGAAATCCATCTCCAGCAAACAATTAGAAGTGCATATCCGGAATAGGTTACATATTGTGATAAATTAAATAGCTGCACAGGTGAGGTCACTGTGTGTGACCCGATGAGTCAAGTGACTGATGTCAGCTTGCTTCTAGAATCTGCGCATATAAACAAAACATCCTGTAGATAGATCTTTCTAAATGGAAACGTGACATACGCTGTATGATTCCGCCATATTTTAGAAGCTTATTATACAAACCAGAGAGAGAGCATGCAAGGACAGTCATTACAGTTGCCTACAGTTGAGACAGTAGAAACAAGATGTGTAAGACTCATGCAAGTTAACTACAATAGAGTTAAGTGGAGTGGAATAGAGTCAGTACAAATAAAAATGGGTATAGTTGAGTATGACTCGGAAAAGTGGAATAGAGCAGAATACAGCTCAATACAGATGAGGAAGAGTTCAGTGCAGAGAAGTACAGTGAAGTGCAGATATTATAGTCTTTTACATTACTTGTGCACAGTAAATAAAGTTATTGGAAACTGAATTaaagttgtcaagttctttgcatgAATTAATTTGTGTTTCAACAAGTTCTTTAAATGAAGAAGAGAAATATCTAACAATATCATATGTAGTGTAAATTTATGAAAGAAATCAATGGTATGGACATTGTCACATTAAATGTTATAGACAGTTACATGCATAGAGAAGATAAATATCTAACAATATCATATGTAGTGTAACTTTATGAAAGAAATCAATGGTATGGACATTGTCACATTGAATGTTATAGACAGTTACATGCATAGAGAAGAGAAATATCTAACAATATCATATGTAGTGTAACTTTATGAAAGAAATCAATGGTATGGACATTGTCACATTAAATGTTATAGACAGATGCATAGAGAAGAGAAATATCTAACAATATCATATGTAGTGTAAATTTATGAAAGAAATCAATGGTATAGACATTGTCACATTAAATGTTATAGACAGTTTGATGCATAGAGAAGAGAAATATCTAACAATATCATATGTAGTGTAACTTTATGAAAGAAATCAATGGTATAGACATTGTCACATTAAATGTTATAGACAGTTACATGCATAGAGAAGAGAAATATCTAACAATATCATATGTAGTGTAACTTTATGAAAGAAATCAATGGTATAGACATTGTCACGTTGAATGAGACCTTTCTTATATTCAATGGTATAGACATAGTCAAGCTGAATGAAACCTTTCTTATATTCAATGAAATTAGAATTTTCTCTAGCAGCTAATAGACTAATTAATTTCTCGACATGCCACTGTGGCCAATGACCAACCTGGTAAAGAGacctcctgctaaaccaaagtCTGTATTGTTAGCTCGGTCAATCACTTCTTCCTCTGACTTGAAAGTCAGCATGGACAATACTGGACCAAAGATTTCTTCTTTCACCACCGTCATTTCATCTGTACAGTTGGTAAGAATACAGGGTCTCAGGTAATAGCCACCTGCAAGGATTGGGTTATCCATTTGAACACGCTCACCACCATATGCCAGTTGTGCTCCCTGAAAATATGGAATTACAATaaaagttaaacttttacttatGTATCAATTTGAATGATGCctttaacatgtacaaactttttactaaacAAACAGacaagtgagttgatataagctttgtaataagattaaaataataaaatagtttaaatttaaataatctaTTCaggctttttgtttttacatgcaTGAAAGAAACTACAGACCTTAGCCATGAGTTACTGGGAATCAAGTAACATGAAAAGATATATCTACTGTCAACTTGTAGGTGAGAATCAAGCAAAATCCATAGCCCAAGATATTAAAAAGCAAAAATAGGGATGAATAGGACACTTCCTGTGAAAACCAACTatcaatgttgcaaggcaggcaggCACTTGATAGGAATCCCCAAGAATAAAGGAGAGTGGGTAGGCTTCAACAATCCTGAAAGAGGTCAGTCATTAGCAAAgttgaggatactggaatgacttGGGAGCAGATAAACAAAGTTCAGTAGAGAGGTGATCCTCTGGAGGTACGCAGGAATAAGTCAAGTATTGCTTTTTTTATGTATGGTTCcttcaaaacaaatatataatatatattacatatactTTTGAATTACTCACTGTTGTTAATAAATACTAAATGTTTCagaacagaaaaataaaaaatttaaatattacagacgttacttcaaaaaagatgctagtttttgtaaaaataatataaagaatgaaaattaaaccttttaatttttttggtcaaagttatattagatttattttttattgaattttgggattgaaagagaaaagaagaatCAAATAGTGAATGACTATAAGCATGAGGGataacaaatagaaaataagTTTCTTTGTTCAGCAATTTAGTAGTTGTTGAAATTCTTGAAACtagaaagtaaacaaataaaccagaaaaaaaaaagatcattattAAATGCAAGTGAATCTGCATTAAGTCTTAAGCACGTATACTTTTTTAGGGGGAAATGGGTTAAATTGagttaagaaaaatgaaaatgccaTTATTTTATACCCACTTCTTTTTTGGCTAATTCTATGTAGGCCAACACCCTTTTGGCATGAGCTTCATTGATGGTTGCTCCTACAGTGGTATCATCGTCATTGGGATCTCCTATCTTCATTAGTTTCACTCTCATTATCAACTTGGACAAAAACTCACTAGCAATGCTTTCTTCAACAAAAACACGAGTTCCATTGGAGCAAAccttgaaagaaaaaattaattaatgacatCATTTGGAAATCTCTTAAGTCATATGCCAACTTAAtcaacttaatttaaaaaaaatagaacttcaTAAAAGTTTTCTGTGAAGCCGAAGGTACCTTTAAATTAGATCAGTGTCAAAATGTTTTAAGAATATTACTTTTGATTGgattaaaaaagtttaattttcatTGAACTAGTAATTGCCTTGAATAGTATTCTCACttaattaaatgcttttaaGTGAAGATTTAAAATGTCAGTACCTGTCCCTGGTTGCAAAAATTAGCCAACATTGCACCTTTCACAGCATTGTCAATATCAGCATCAGCAAATATTATGAGAGGAGATTTGCCACCAAGTTCCAGGGTCACATGTTTTATGTCCTTTGGTTTATAATGCAAATATTTTCAAGTCAGTTAAAATCAtcataatattaaaattataaaaagcatgcttaaatttattttttaaaaattagatacaTACTGCAGCACAAGAGGCCATGACCTTTGATCCAGATGCAACACTGCCAGTGAAAGACACTTTATTGATATCTGAATGTGAAATTAAAAGTTGCCCAGTTTCAGCCtcacccttaaaaaaaaaaaaagattaaaaaacattaaaaaacattaaaaacacaaCCTGGAATATTTGTGTGGTCATGTAGTAAGATTCTACTCTACCTGTATTACATTAAAACAACCATCTGGGAGTCCTGCTTCTTGATAAATTTCTGCTAGCATGACCGCAGTTAGTGGTGTAAACTGCGATGGTTTAAATACACATGTATTGCCACATGCTAAAGCAGGGGATGATTTCCACACAGCCATTTGAAATGGATAGTTCCATGCACCAATGGCTGCAACAACACCCAGAGGTTCTCGTATGGTGTAAGCAAAACTATTTCCAGATAAGGATATAAAATCACCTGAAGAAAACAAGTAAGATTGGTTGTGTAGAAGTACATTTGATTGAAAAGATGGACATGTAGATTAAGTAGCAGAATCAAGTTTTAAAATCTAAGGAGAAAATGGAGTCAAATTACAGTGCCATATAGTTTACCAATATGCCATGAGCCCAGTATAAAAACCAAAAATTGActttttagcaaaaaaaaaaaagtgaagtatCCATTAGGACTGGGTGAAGTCAGCCTCTGCTTTCATTCTGATGAACTGAACCAGCTATCTTGATCTTCTGTGCttgattatcttttttttttcttttcacacaGCACATGGATCaggaacaaaaaagaaaaaaatgttattgagaAAATAAGACCTAAAAAAATACCTGCAATAGCAGCTGCCAAGCCTCCATAATAATCCATAGTTTGTGCACATCCAAGAATATCAAAGCGAGCCTCCCATATTGGCTTACCTGTATCATAAACTTCAGTGTAAGCCAACTCTTCAGCTCTTGCCTGAAAGACAACAGAAtacataatataaaaacaaaatttttacaaaaactcttttgttagAACATACATTGTACTTAAAAGatgccaaaataaaaaaaaaatacaaactttaaTAATATTTGCTGCTTTTCTTAAAACTTGGCCACGTTCAAATCCTGACCATTGAGACCAGGCCTTGAATGAAGTTCGTGCAGCTTTGACTGCTGAATCAACATCTTGTTTGTTTGAGTTCTGTATGTCTTTTAGTTTTTTgcctaaaaatattttgacacagAAAACTCTTAAGATTAAAAAACTAATGATTATAATACATTAGAgttttaacaacaacaacatgcaGACATGAATAATCAACATAAATGTATGATAGGAAATAAATATCTTGCAGTAGAACAAAATTGgtgaaatttaaaacatttcccATAATTTACTAAACAGTAGAAACTATTCATGTATAATGCCTAACACAAAGAAAAGGTAATGTGGTGACAGAAGGTTAaagtgatgggctaaacaaatgaGAAACCTGGTGGCAATTTTCTATTTAGAATTTAAGAATGTAAGTTTTAACAGTACTAAAAATGGTAAACTACCTAAGTTTTGTTGGGAATAGCAGGGATTTTTTAAATGCTGACAAGTTATAcctaaaaaaggaaaatttcaGTTTAGGTTAATCAGTAACAGGAAGGACCAACAAACATAAATCCAGTTAGtcttttgaaaatgtattcTTCACATGAACCATGATATATTTATAAGCTGTTTTTCACTCCTAAGTCCCATGGCTAAGGTTACAGTGTACAGGGATATGAATGTATAAAATTATAGAGCAAATGTATGTTGGAAAGGTATTTGATTAATGTAACTTAATGACCTATATATTTGACAAATCTGCCCTAGTTACTAGATTATGTGCTCCCTatattcaaatgaaatttttaaaatgtaaactaaCCTGATGCAGGAACTAAAAGAGGAAATGATGAGGAGCCATGGGAATCTCTACGAAGTCCATGCACAAAGTTTAAAGGTAGTGTCACTTGAGGTGAATTTGCCAAACCACATTTTGTTACACTTCGGCTAAAGTTTCTTGCAGGTATGTACAAGTAGCTTTGTAGAGGATTCATCATGCTTTAAagattgttataatttttttaaattattagcaAAAATTTTGTTAtgtcaatattataaaatatatgcatcctctgtttgggacccctcaactcaagaattactttacgagccttgcgtgtagtgaagtcatacagtatatcataaaagttcctacatagatcatgctcaatagcaagaattaccaaatgtttcagtcaatcttcgagaattgttgacctcaaataattcttcattagtttgaggcacgagaAGCTTATTTCAcaagattccacaattacgggtattgcataatgccaattttttttttcacacataggATTGGccttttccatattgaatgactatatatttcagaagatttttatgagttttgaaaagattttaataatttctgaagatttccaggactttgtttcgtatattttgcaatttcaggagatttccaggaactcctggtaaatcaggaggccactggaaatctgttataagttctaaaatggtttaatttaataatatataacctagaattagcgcgggtcctatgaaagtgcagggcccactgcagtcgcataggttgcagtggcctaagtttaaggctggccctgcaaaatagcggcgtatgctacaccgttggtcgactagtatttatatattatatatataaaaagatcTATAGTCTAGAGTCACCtactagacttttttttaaaaaataagtattttattagacctagactttactagatagatctatatagtctctagatctagatacaatcTACGGCTAGACTTTTATCATCTATCATTACTAgatttggaggcgcggtggctgagcagtaaagcgcttagcttttGAAATGGGGAGCGGGGTTcaatcctggtgaatactgggatttttaattttgggatctttgggcgcctctgagtccacccagctctaatgggtacctgacattagttagggaaaagtaaaggcggatcgtcgttgtgctggccacatgacacccttgttaaccgttggccacagaaacagatgacctttacatcatatgccttatagaccacaaggtccgaaaggagaactttactttactattactagatttaCTAGTATTTACTAGCTCTAGGACTAGATCTGGTTACATCTAGATGAGATCTAACTTCAAGATGTAGAACCAAGTCGGCAATTCGGCCATTGGGCAGACAGGGCTCTATAGCTTTGGTTGGTAGCCAGTCTAGGAGACGGAAACTCCACATATAACACCTACGGCTATCTATTGTTCACAGCCGTCTCAGACTTCTGTGCTACTGTGAACTGTATTTAGtttaaagagtggtattggtctgtgcgagccaattatcactttaaaaatactcaGCGCAGGCTGGAGGCAATGCAGTAATTAGCCCACAAAAATAGTCTAGAGACTAGaatagatattaaatatatatacttttgaGTAATTTGAGTTTCATATACTATAGTATATAATACTAGCCATAATCATAATatgaatattataataataataatattaattatagataATAGTCAAATAGATACGAATATTATATTAAGATGTACATAGAGACTACATAGTTATACTCATAGTACTAAGTACTCATATGATTTAGTTTAGagtttctactagatctaatctattatAACCTATCAGAGCCTATCTATATAATAGTATTTTTATAGtagacctagatatatattataatattagtaaataattaaaatattagtatagttaaaagtaatatagattataattatagtatattcatcatcatcatcatcatcatgatcATGTGTCACAAAAAGACTCAGTCTCAGTCAAGTCAGGGCATATGTTTAATTAACTTTAATACTTTAATAAGTTTAATATGTCAATATCATTCAATATGTAGTATTGTGTACACCACTAGAAATActatcaatctagatctattacccAGCCcaatctatactagatctagtcaattctagACTATAGATCTTCTAgtgagtagatctagtagattcaTTTCAAGTATTTGaagtatttgtaaacaaatatattatttacattGGAATAGTATTGttccataaaaacaaaaagaacaaactttttattgttaatttttgGTAACTTCACTtgtcaaaaaaatataagaCCTGCTCATTGCTACTTAGTAGAAttattctagaactagatttaggTGATATAAGATATTTTAAACTCATATTAATTTTGCATGTCAATCTACAGCAtgtctagtctagtctaaaGTAGTAATTAGATATATTCAGGCAGGTCTAGTCTACGTTTATTGATCGATAtaatattatctagatctatcgtTTTTTAGCTGAACCacgaaaaagaaaacaataacaaactGTATTTTGAGTCTCTTTCATAGGATATACGATAGATCAAGACTTTATCTAGATCAAGATTCAAAGATTGATATATCTATATGAATTTCTAAATCTAGAGACGAAGAGATGAGTacttagtgacttagatctatactCTAAAACATATTCAAATTATCATTATGGCAACTGTGTCTGAATTCAGGGAATATTTTGTACGGTCATGGAATGCAATGTATTACGTTACATCTCTTCAAAAGTGGAGTAATGGGCAGCTTTGCTTATCACCCAATTTAATACACTTTAAATCCAATGATTTAGAGATTTCAAGTACTGGAGAAAACCCTATTGAATTATATTTAAACGTATCACAAATTTCAAGCATTTGTAAAGTGAtgtcttcttttgtatttccaGCTATAAAAATTACACAAATAAATGGAGAATGGCATTGGTTCTCATCTTTCGAAAATAGAAATGAagtgtttttgttaataaatcaCTTCTTTCAAAAGAGAGCTTGTCAAAATGTACTGTCTTCATCTTCCTCTCTTTCCTCCTCAACATTACTTCCTTATGATCAT is a genomic window containing:
- the LOC106072008 gene encoding 4-trimethylaminobutyraldehyde dehydrogenase-like, giving the protein MMNPLQSYLYIPARNFSRSVTKCGLANSPQVTLPLNFVHGLRRDSHGSSSFPLLVPASGKKLKDIQNSNKQDVDSAVKAARTSFKAWSQWSGFERGQVLRKAANIIKARAEELAYTEVYDTGKPIWEARFDILGCAQTMDYYGGLAAAIAGDFISLSGNSFAYTIREPLGVVAAIGAWNYPFQMAVWKSSPALACGNTCVFKPSQFTPLTAVMLAEIYQEAGLPDGCFNVIQGEAETGQLLISHSDINKVSFTGSVASGSKVMASCAADIKHVTLELGGKSPLIIFADADIDNAVKGAMLANFCNQGQVCSNGTRVFVEESIASEFLSKLIMRVKLMKIGDPNDDDTTVGATINEAHAKRVLAYIELAKKEGAQLAYGGERVQMDNPILAGGYYLRPCILTNCTDEMTVVKEEIFGPVLSMLTFKSEEEVIDRANNTDFGLAGGLFTRDLQRAHRVVSKLEAGSIYVNNYNVYPVGVPFGGYKKSGIGRENGRDTLNYYSQLKSVYFEGSHVDCPY